Proteins encoded together in one Prunus dulcis chromosome 3, ALMONDv2, whole genome shotgun sequence window:
- the LOC117621716 gene encoding zinc finger MYM-type protein 1-like: MERFFKRKLSTDSSSLSNPGSSNARPIEVDEILANLQADPGLRTRMADYSPNIRDEIRRAYLQKGPCQPRSYKFPQTNQSGINRRFIAHWFDDHDWLEYSIAKDAAFCLHCYLFKSNFDQVGGDAFTGVGFNNWKKAKERFNLHVGPVGSVHNQAREVAYNLMHQTTHIETIVIKQTSQARTAYRTCLNASLKCTRYLLRQGLSFRGHDESAQSSNKGNYLELLQFLADHDEKVKAVVLENAPGNLKLIAPSIQKDLVNSCAKETIDLILSDVKDRYFSIMVDEARDVSIKEQMAMVLRYVNDKGQIIERFVGVQHVTDTTSSALKEAIDEFFSSANLSFSKLRGQGYDGASNMRALVAVAKKNIDVNSFFTTANSLVNVVGASCKRRDALRAQYQEELVRAFEDDCLITGRGLNQERTLKRAGDTRWNSHYGTLISIISMFPSVVNVLQMIVDDNPNDSSGEAYKLWREIQSFEFVFHLFVMKAILGITNTLSLALQKKDQDIVSAMNLVKTCKENLQLMRDNEFEELVEQASSFCYKHDIIVPTMDEEYVIPGRSRHNAPMKTNYHRYRVEIFIHVIDGQLAELNDRFNEVSTELLTCLACLSPKNNFVAFDKRKLVRLAQFYPYDFSDRDLLMLEDQLGVYVHHMRSSSDFSQLEGISSLAEKMVEKGMHEIFPFVYLLLTLALVLPVATASVERAFSAMNIIKNPLRNRMGDQWLNDSLIVYIERDVFASLHFLCRKISELRALVSQFHKGLTNSLFLVSPKSLFG, from the exons ATGGAACgattctttaaaagaaaattatctaCGGATAGTTCTTCTCTGTCTAATCCGGGTAGTTCAAATGCAAGACCAATTGAAGTAGATGAGATCTTAGCTAATCTTCAAGCAGACCCTGGACTAAGAACTCGAATGGCGGATTATAGTCCTAATATTCGGGATGAGATCCGAAGAGCATATCTACAAAAGGGACCTTGTCAACCTAGAAGTTATAAATTCCCACAAACTAATCAATCAGGAATTAATAGACGCTTCATTGCTCATTGGTTTGATGATCATGATTGGTTGGAATATAGTATTGCTAAAGATGCTGCGTTTTGTCTTCATTGTTATCTCTTCAAATCTAATTTTGATCAAGTGGGTGGTGATGCATTCACTGGGGTAGGCTTCAATAATTGGAAGAAGGCGAAAGAAAGATTTAACCTTCATGTTGGACCGGTTGGTAGTGTTCACAACCAAGCTAGAGAAGTTGCTTACAATTTGATGCATCAAACTACACACATTGAAACAATTGTGATCAAGCAAACAAGCCAAGCTCGCACGGCTTATCGCACTTGCTTGAATGCATCACTTAAGTGCACTAGGTATTTGTTGCGGCAAGGGCTTTCTTTTCGTGGTCATGATGAAAGTGCACAATCAAGTAATAAAGGGAATTATTTAGAGCTCTTGCAATTTCTTGCGGATCATGATGAAAAAGTTAAGGCCGTTGTGTTGGAAAATGCTCCGGgaaatttaaagttaatagctccttcaattcaaaaagatcTTGTCAATTCTTGTGCTAAAGAAACCATTGATCTTATCTTGAGTGATGTAAAAGatagatatttttcaataatggtGGATGAAGCACGTGATGTTTCAATAAAGGAGCAAATGGCGATGGTGTTGCGTTATGTGAATGACAAAGgacaaataattgaaaggtttgtgggggTTCAACATGTAACCGACACTACTTCAAGTGCACTAAAGGAAGCCATTgatgaattcttttcttccgCGAATTTGAGCTTTTCCAAGCTACGAGGACAAGGTTATGATGGAGCTAGTAATATGAGAG CTCTTGTTGCGgtagcaaagaaaaatattgatgTCAACTCTTTTTTCACAACGGCTAATAGTTTGGTTAATGTTGTTGGAGCATCTTGTAAGCGTCGCGATGCACTTAGAGCACAATACCAAGAAGAGCttgtgagagcttttgaaGATGATTGTCTTATAACGGGGCGGGGCTTAAATCAAGAAAGGACTCTCAAACGTGCCGGCGATACACGATGGAACTCACATTATGGTACGTTGATTAGTATCATTTCTATGTTCCCATCTGTGGTGAATGTGCTTCAAATGATTGTTGATGATAATCCTAATGATAGTTCGGGTGAAGCCTATAAGTTATGGAGAGAAATAcaatcttttgagtttgtgtttcacTTATTTGTAATGAAAGCTATATTGGGAATAACAAACACTTTGTCTCTAgcattgcaaaagaaagatcaagacaTTGTGAGTGCAATGAATTTAGTGAAAACATGCAAGGAAAACCTGCAGTTGATGAGGGATAATGAGTTTGAAGAATTGGTTGAGCAAGCATCCTCGTTTTGTTACAAACATGATATTATAGTTCCTACCATGGATGAGGAATATGTAATTCCAGGGAGATCACGGCATAATGCTCCAATGAAGACAAATTATCATCGTTATCGTGTGGAGATCTTTATTCATGTAATTGATGGGCAACTTGCGGAGTTAAATGATCGCTTCAACGAGGTAAGTACTGAGTTACTTACTTGTTTGGCATGCTTGAGTCCAAAAAATAACTTTGTGGCTTTTGACAAACGAAAGCTAGTTCGTCTTGCTCAATTTTATCCTTATGATTTTTCGGATAGAGACTTATTGATgcttgaagatcaacttggtGTTTATGTTCATCATATGCGTTCGAGTagtgatttttctcaattggaaGGGATTAGTAGTCTTGCAgaaaaaatggtggagaaaggaatgcatgaaatatttccttttgtgtaTTTGCTTCTTAcattggctttggttttaccGGTTGCAACTGCATCAGTGGAGAGGGCATTTTCCGCCatgaatattattaaaaatccaCTTCGCAATAGAATGGGAGATCAATGGTTGAATGATAGCTTGATTGTTTACATTGAGAGAGatgtttttgctt cacttcattttctttgtagaaaaatttcagaacttCGTGCTCTTGTTTCACAGTTTCATAAGGGACTCACCAATTCTTTATTTCTGGTCTCTCCTAAGTCCTTATTTGGGTAG